One Fundidesulfovibrio terrae genomic window carries:
- the pstB gene encoding phosphate ABC transporter ATP-binding protein PstB — MTTAPKMSARNLDFYYGEFKALHSVNMDIQTHQVTALIGPSGCGKSTYLRCLNRMNDLIDIARVEGSLTLDGQDIYADGIDVVELRRRVGMVFQKPNPFPKTIFENVAYGLRVNGISDNAFIARQVEKSLKQAALWGEVKDRLHVSALGLSGGQQQRLCIARALAVEPEILLMDEPASALDPIATQKIEELIHELKQNLTIIIVTHSMQQAARVSDMTGFFYMGKLVEMDQTETIFTRPANKQTEDYITGRFG, encoded by the coding sequence ATGACGACCGCACCGAAAATGTCCGCGCGCAACCTGGACTTCTACTACGGCGAGTTCAAGGCCCTGCACTCGGTGAACATGGATATCCAGACCCATCAGGTCACGGCCCTCATCGGCCCGTCCGGATGCGGCAAATCCACCTACCTGCGGTGCTTAAACCGCATGAACGACCTGATCGACATCGCCCGGGTGGAGGGCAGCCTCACCCTGGACGGCCAGGACATCTACGCGGACGGCATCGACGTGGTGGAGCTGCGCAGGCGCGTGGGCATGGTCTTCCAGAAGCCCAACCCCTTTCCCAAGACCATCTTTGAGAACGTGGCCTACGGGCTTCGAGTCAACGGCATCTCCGACAACGCCTTCATCGCCCGCCAGGTGGAGAAGAGCCTCAAGCAGGCTGCGCTCTGGGGTGAGGTGAAGGACCGCCTGCACGTAAGCGCCCTGGGCCTCTCCGGCGGCCAGCAGCAGCGCCTGTGCATCGCCCGCGCCCTGGCGGTGGAGCCGGAAATCCTGCTCATGGACGAGCCCGCCTCGGCCCTGGACCCCATCGCCACCCAGAAGATCGAGGAGCTCATCCACGAGCTCAAGCAGAACCTGACCATCATCATCGTCACCCACTCCATGCAGCAGGCGGCCCGCGTCTCGGACATGACCGGCTTCTTCTACATGGGCAAGCTCGTCGAGATGGACCAGACCGAAACCATCTTCACCCGTCCGGCCAACAAGCAGACGGAAGACTACATCACCGGCCGTTTCGGCTGA
- a CDS encoding MarR family winged helix-turn-helix transcriptional regulator, whose translation MADTKTLLECCLYFTANALARTVTRMAEAAFAPTGLSPSQAFLLMLAMESPGVTPSELAGRLHLAPSTVTRLADGLVRLGLVERRSQGKASHIHPTAKGESMSQTIGAAWKTLHSDYSKILGEQEGADITKAIHQTCLRLDNP comes from the coding sequence GTGGCCGATACCAAAACCCTGCTCGAATGCTGCCTCTATTTCACCGCCAACGCGCTGGCCCGCACGGTCACGCGCATGGCCGAGGCCGCCTTCGCTCCCACGGGCCTGTCGCCCTCGCAGGCCTTCCTGCTCATGCTGGCCATGGAGTCGCCGGGCGTGACCCCTTCCGAGCTGGCCGGGCGGCTGCATCTGGCTCCCTCCACCGTGACCCGCCTGGCGGACGGACTGGTCCGCTTGGGGCTCGTGGAGCGCCGCTCCCAGGGAAAGGCGTCCCACATCCACCCCACCGCCAAGGGAGAGTCCATGTCCCAAACCATCGGCGCGGCCTGGAAGACCCTGCACAGCGACTACTCGAAAATCCTGGGCGAACAGGAAGGGGCCGACATCACCAAGGCCATCCACCAGACCTGCCTGCGCCTGGACAACCCCTGA
- a CDS encoding PLP-dependent aminotransferase family protein, giving the protein MRLSARMSGVRRSYIREILKVTQNPEIISFAGGLPSPDHFPAEAFARAAADVLRENGPQALQYSITEGHPPLREFISRRYKEKWGLDIPVDEILITTGSQQGLDLMAKVMLDVGDDVLIERPGYLGAIQAFSLFGANFLTADLGPHGVDTAQLAQRLKDRPKIFYAVPSFQNPSGITYDAATRRETARLIEDSDTILLEDNPYGELRFKGEAVPPIRAYLDGSRMALMGSFSKIASPGMRIGWIATGPELMHTLVTAKQASDLHTSIFAQRVLHRFLEDNDLDAHIAVIKKAYGERRDLMVDAIIRHFPEEVRRTEPEGGMFLWGELPRGVSAQEVFAKAIERKVAFVPGLPFYVDGTDNAFRLNFSNSTPERIEEGIKRLGTCLKEVLSGPCRAAGTCAPAADPGV; this is encoded by the coding sequence GTGCGCCTAAGTGCCAGAATGTCCGGCGTCCGCCGCTCCTATATCCGCGAAATCCTTAAAGTCACCCAGAATCCGGAGATCATCTCCTTCGCGGGCGGACTGCCCAGCCCCGACCACTTCCCGGCCGAGGCCTTCGCCCGCGCCGCCGCCGACGTCCTCAGGGAGAACGGCCCCCAGGCCCTGCAATACTCCATCACCGAGGGCCACCCGCCGCTGCGCGAATTCATCTCCCGGCGCTACAAGGAGAAGTGGGGGCTGGACATCCCGGTGGACGAAATCCTGATCACCACCGGTTCCCAGCAGGGCCTGGACCTCATGGCCAAGGTGATGCTGGACGTGGGCGACGACGTGCTCATCGAGCGTCCCGGCTACCTGGGGGCCATCCAGGCGTTCTCGCTCTTCGGGGCCAACTTCCTCACCGCCGACCTGGGCCCCCATGGCGTGGACACGGCCCAGCTGGCCCAGCGCCTCAAGGACCGCCCCAAAATCTTCTACGCCGTGCCCAGCTTCCAGAACCCTTCGGGCATCACCTACGACGCGGCCACCCGCCGTGAAACCGCCCGCCTGATCGAGGACAGCGACACCATCCTTCTGGAGGACAACCCCTACGGCGAGCTGCGCTTCAAGGGCGAGGCCGTGCCCCCCATCCGGGCCTACCTGGACGGCTCGCGCATGGCCCTCATGGGCTCGTTCTCCAAGATCGCCAGCCCCGGCATGCGCATCGGCTGGATCGCCACCGGGCCGGAACTCATGCACACGCTGGTCACGGCCAAGCAGGCGTCGGACCTGCACACCTCCATCTTCGCCCAGCGCGTGCTGCACCGCTTCCTCGAGGACAACGACCTGGACGCCCACATCGCCGTGATCAAGAAGGCCTACGGCGAACGCCGGGACCTCATGGTGGACGCCATCATCCGCCACTTCCCCGAGGAGGTGCGCCGCACCGAGCCCGAAGGCGGCATGTTCCTGTGGGGCGAGCTGCCGCGCGGCGTGAGCGCGCAGGAGGTCTTCGCCAAGGCCATCGAACGCAAGGTGGCTTTCGTGCCGGGACTGCCCTTCTACGTGGACGGCACGGACAACGCCTTCCGCCTGAACTTCTCCAACTCCACGCCGGAGCGCATCGAGGAAGGCATCAAGCGCCTGGGCACCTGCCTCAAGGAAGTGCTGTCCGGCCCCTGCCGCGCGGCCGGAACCTGCGCCCCGGCCGCGGACCCCGGCGTCTGA
- a CDS encoding ATP-binding protein, with amino-acid sequence MTIRQKVVLIALATSLFTILAGWAAVRYLSLAGVARIDQERASHDLGRAASALDNELAHMDAALRFKSASDITYRFAADRDKRLAANYFSWEALSGGGLNTMLLYDPAGRLLEGAAYDLSTREAIPLGELLRDVSDEIRLPGSGGRPPRGRGIIMTPVGPMLMCWQPVLNSMGMGASRGTLVAGRFLDEALTADIGEQLKLDFTAIPLAAADPAVASKAREGLRNGDLDVFGEATPESLTVHRAFPDFLGVPALLLTVRHPRSDIIPLERAMYLALVFVALAGTCSFALNMTLLRRAVLTPLERITRHIKGIRDTRDLGKGLPLDGTDEIAVLARAFNAMGTELAGAEEGLRASEAKFRSLFASMTEGMCLHELVRDQEGTIRDYTILDVNPAYERILGISREQALGRPASRLYGSGEAPLLDVYANVASTGEPVSFEIFFAPMERHFRISAFRPGPGLFATVFTDTTESKKTQEALEQARQTIQHILDSMPSPVIGVDREARVDYMNAAAEAIAAPLAGPSAGEPLAQAFPQLEAHLESITTALADASYTLVPRLKLPFDGETRLIDLQVFPMRKAGQATGAVIRLDDVTQRVRMEEVVLQTEKMLSVGGLAAGMAHEINNPLGGILQSVQIIKRRLEKGLAPNESAALAAGCPLDSVNAYLEERGIPAFLDAIQDSGSRAARIVSNILEFSRRSESKMAACHLPELMDKALELASSDYDLGRKYDLRLIEIVREYGDMPLVRCTQTEIEQVALNLIRNAAQALAGRPGARITLRLAPEGEYVRLEVEDNGPGMDETVRKRVFEPFFTTKPPGLGTGLGLSVSYFIITRNHGGSLSVESEPGKGSRFIARIPVAPALPV; translated from the coding sequence ATGACCATCCGCCAGAAGGTGGTCCTCATCGCGCTGGCCACCTCGCTCTTCACCATCCTGGCCGGATGGGCGGCCGTGCGCTACCTGAGCCTTGCTGGCGTGGCGCGCATCGACCAGGAGCGCGCCTCCCACGACCTGGGCCGGGCAGCCAGCGCCCTGGACAACGAACTGGCCCACATGGACGCGGCGCTTCGCTTCAAGAGCGCCTCGGACATCACCTACCGCTTCGCCGCCGACCGGGACAAGCGCCTGGCGGCCAACTATTTCTCCTGGGAGGCCCTGTCCGGCGGAGGGCTCAACACGATGCTCCTCTACGACCCGGCAGGGCGGCTGCTGGAAGGGGCGGCCTACGACCTGAGCACCCGCGAGGCCATTCCCCTGGGCGAACTTCTGCGGGACGTGTCCGACGAGATCCGCCTGCCGGGCTCGGGAGGGCGTCCCCCCCGAGGCCGGGGCATCATCATGACCCCGGTCGGCCCCATGCTCATGTGCTGGCAGCCCGTGCTCAACTCCATGGGCATGGGAGCCTCACGCGGCACGCTGGTGGCGGGAAGATTCCTGGACGAGGCCCTGACGGCGGACATCGGCGAACAACTCAAGCTCGACTTCACGGCCATCCCCCTGGCCGCGGCCGACCCGGCCGTGGCCAGCAAGGCCCGGGAAGGGCTCCGCAACGGCGACCTGGACGTGTTCGGGGAGGCCACTCCGGAGAGCCTGACCGTGCACCGCGCCTTTCCCGACTTCCTGGGCGTCCCGGCCTTGCTGCTCACGGTGCGCCATCCCCGCTCGGACATCATCCCCCTGGAGCGGGCCATGTACCTGGCCCTGGTGTTCGTGGCCCTGGCCGGAACATGCTCCTTCGCGCTGAACATGACTCTTCTGCGCCGAGCCGTGCTCACGCCCCTGGAGCGCATCACCCGCCACATCAAGGGCATCCGGGACACCCGCGACCTGGGCAAGGGCCTGCCTCTGGACGGCACGGACGAGATCGCCGTGCTGGCCAGGGCCTTCAACGCCATGGGCACGGAGCTGGCCGGGGCCGAAGAGGGACTGCGCGCGAGCGAGGCCAAGTTCCGGTCGCTGTTCGCCTCCATGACCGAGGGCATGTGCCTGCACGAGCTCGTCCGGGACCAGGAGGGGACGATCCGCGACTACACGATCCTGGACGTGAATCCCGCCTACGAGCGCATCCTGGGCATCAGCCGCGAACAGGCCTTGGGGCGTCCGGCCTCGCGACTCTACGGCAGCGGCGAAGCGCCCCTCCTGGACGTGTATGCCAACGTGGCCTCCACCGGCGAGCCCGTCAGCTTCGAGATATTCTTCGCGCCCATGGAGCGGCACTTCCGCATCTCGGCCTTCCGCCCGGGTCCCGGCCTTTTCGCCACCGTGTTCACCGACACCACGGAAAGCAAGAAAACCCAGGAGGCCCTGGAACAGGCCCGCCAGACCATCCAGCACATCCTGGACTCCATGCCCTCCCCGGTCATCGGCGTGGACCGCGAAGCCCGCGTGGACTACATGAACGCCGCCGCCGAGGCCATCGCCGCCCCGCTGGCCGGCCCCTCGGCCGGAGAACCCCTGGCGCAGGCATTTCCCCAGCTCGAAGCCCACCTTGAATCCATCACCACCGCCCTGGCGGACGCGTCCTACACGCTCGTCCCCAGGCTCAAGCTGCCTTTTGACGGAGAAACGCGGCTGATCGACCTCCAGGTGTTCCCCATGCGCAAGGCGGGACAGGCCACGGGCGCGGTCATCCGCCTGGACGACGTCACCCAGCGCGTGCGCATGGAAGAAGTGGTGCTGCAGACGGAAAAGATGCTCTCCGTAGGCGGACTGGCCGCGGGCATGGCCCACGAGATCAACAACCCCCTGGGCGGCATCCTGCAAAGCGTGCAGATCATCAAGCGCAGGCTGGAAAAGGGCCTGGCCCCCAACGAGAGCGCCGCCCTCGCCGCCGGATGCCCCCTGGACTCGGTCAACGCCTACCTGGAGGAACGCGGCATACCGGCATTCCTCGACGCCATCCAGGACAGCGGTTCCCGGGCGGCGCGCATCGTGTCCAACATCCTGGAGTTCAGCCGCCGCAGCGAATCCAAGATGGCCGCCTGCCACCTCCCGGAACTCATGGATAAAGCCCTCGAGCTGGCCTCCAGCGACTACGACCTGGGCCGGAAGTACGACCTGCGCCTGATAGAGATCGTGCGCGAGTACGGCGACATGCCCCTGGTTCGCTGCACCCAGACGGAAATCGAGCAGGTGGCCTTGAACCTAATCCGCAACGCGGCCCAGGCCTTGGCCGGACGGCCCGGAGCCCGCATCACCCTGCGCCTGGCCCCCGAGGGCGAATACGTCCGTCTGGAAGTGGAAGACAACGGCCCCGGCATGGACGAGACCGTGCGCAAACGAGTGTTCGAGCCCTTCTTCACCACCAAGCCCCCGGGCCTGGGCACTGGGCTCGGGCTCTCCGTGTCCTACTTCATCATCACCCGCAACCACGGGGGATCCCTGAGCGTGGAGTCCGAGCCCGGGAAGGGGTCGCGGTTCATCGCGCGCATCCCTGTGGCCCCGGCCCTGCCCGTCTAG
- a CDS encoding ABC transporter substrate-binding protein: MVIRRMPVLAALLAWLTFFPARVVLAEPVRIGVDIPLTGAAADIGNYLLWGVEIALEEANREGGALGRAIEATILDDETSPDKAAENATRLIGQDKVAAVLGPANSGNALAIIPLMQQARKPLMLLTASATKLTLIYRDAPENYIFRATLPDREQIRALIAWASGQFSRIAIACDTTPYGQLARQDMVDLLAEKGLSPVAVVQFDQGDLDMTAQARELSRTPAEAVAVLSLSPEVAAFVRSADAVGYRPRFIGQYPFFLRSVKDLPVRLSNGLTGVLGSAPEDSPKARELDHLVRSRYRHEGYYPFKFVEAAYEGAKITVQAIRAAGSEDGEAIRRALESLERFEGVSRVFEHPYSKDRHELYRAENLSIGVWQDGAIRRLEK, encoded by the coding sequence ATGGTGATCCGCAGGATGCCCGTTCTGGCCGCCCTGCTTGCCTGGCTGACCTTCTTTCCGGCGCGCGTCGTGCTCGCCGAACCGGTCAGGATAGGGGTGGACATCCCCCTGACCGGGGCGGCCGCCGACATCGGCAACTACCTGCTCTGGGGGGTGGAGATCGCCCTGGAAGAGGCCAACCGCGAAGGCGGCGCGCTCGGCAGGGCGATCGAGGCCACCATCCTCGACGACGAGACCTCCCCGGACAAGGCGGCGGAAAACGCCACCCGCCTGATCGGCCAGGACAAGGTCGCGGCCGTGCTCGGCCCGGCAAACAGCGGCAACGCCCTGGCCATCATCCCCCTCATGCAGCAGGCGAGGAAGCCGCTCATGCTGCTCACGGCATCGGCCACCAAGCTGACTCTCATCTACCGGGACGCTCCCGAAAACTACATCTTCCGGGCCACCCTGCCCGACCGCGAACAGATCCGGGCGCTCATCGCCTGGGCCTCGGGGCAATTCTCGCGCATCGCCATCGCCTGCGACACCACCCCCTACGGCCAGCTGGCCAGGCAGGACATGGTGGACCTCCTGGCCGAGAAGGGCCTCTCCCCCGTGGCCGTGGTCCAGTTCGACCAGGGCGACCTGGACATGACCGCCCAGGCCAGGGAGCTTTCGCGCACTCCGGCCGAGGCCGTGGCCGTGCTGAGCCTTTCCCCCGAGGTGGCCGCCTTCGTGCGCTCGGCCGACGCCGTGGGCTACAGGCCCCGCTTCATCGGCCAGTACCCGTTCTTCCTGCGCTCGGTGAAGGACCTTCCCGTGCGCCTCTCCAACGGGCTCACCGGGGTGCTGGGCTCCGCCCCGGAGGACTCCCCCAAGGCGCGCGAACTGGACCACCTGGTGCGCAGCCGCTACCGCCACGAGGGCTACTACCCCTTCAAGTTCGTGGAAGCGGCCTACGAGGGGGCGAAGATCACCGTCCAGGCCATCCGCGCGGCCGGGTCAGAGGACGGCGAGGCCATCAGGCGGGCCCTGGAATCCCTGGAGCGTTTCGAAGGGGTCAGCCGGGTCTTCGAGCACCCCTACTCCAAGGACCGCCATGAGCTCTACCGGGCCGAGAACCTCTCCATCGGCGTCTGGCAGGACGGCGCCATCCGCAGGCTGGAGAAATGA
- the fumC gene encoding class II fumarate hydratase produces the protein MQDYRVETDSMGEVKVASDKLWGAQTQRSLEHFSIGRELMPPEMIEAYAYLKKGSAQANHALGRLDADRLSMIASVCDEILAGRHDGMFPLHVWMTGSGTQFNMNVNEVISNRCSQMAGEALGSKKPVHPNDHVNMSQSSNDTFPSAMYMAAALGTARSLIPAARGLREAIAAKAEAWADIIKIGRTHLQDATPLTLGQEFSGYAGLLDDAVERLLEALPGVCRLALGGTAVGTGINAPPGFDGLAAARLAELTGLPFVTAPNKFTVQGSHDALVHLSGTIKALAVALYKIANDIRLLACGPRAGFAELKLPANEPGSSIMPGKVNPTQCEALAMASAQAMANDVAVAMGGAGGYLEMNVYKPLMIHNVMQSIRILSDCMANFRKYAVDGLEADKRRIGSFVERSLMLVTALSPVIGYDKASQIAHHSMEHDLTLREAALELGFVDAAEYDRVVVPSRMVRPYVAGKE, from the coding sequence ATGCAGGACTACCGCGTCGAAACCGACAGCATGGGCGAGGTCAAGGTCGCCTCGGACAAGCTCTGGGGCGCTCAGACGCAGCGCTCCCTGGAACATTTCAGCATCGGGCGCGAACTCATGCCCCCGGAGATGATCGAGGCGTACGCCTACCTCAAGAAGGGCTCTGCCCAGGCCAACCACGCCCTGGGACGCCTGGACGCGGACAGGCTTTCCATGATCGCCTCCGTCTGCGACGAGATCCTGGCCGGACGCCACGACGGCATGTTCCCCCTGCACGTCTGGATGACCGGCAGCGGCACCCAGTTCAACATGAACGTCAACGAGGTCATCTCCAACCGCTGCTCCCAGATGGCCGGGGAGGCGCTCGGCAGCAAGAAGCCCGTGCATCCCAACGACCACGTGAACATGTCCCAGTCCTCCAACGACACCTTCCCCTCGGCCATGTACATGGCCGCCGCCCTGGGCACGGCCCGCTCGCTCATCCCGGCCGCGCGCGGACTGCGCGAGGCGATCGCCGCGAAAGCGGAGGCCTGGGCGGACATCATCAAGATCGGGCGCACCCACCTGCAGGACGCCACGCCCCTGACCCTGGGGCAGGAGTTCTCGGGCTATGCGGGCCTTCTGGATGACGCCGTGGAGCGCCTGCTTGAGGCCCTGCCCGGGGTGTGCCGCCTGGCCCTGGGCGGCACGGCCGTGGGCACGGGCATCAACGCCCCTCCGGGGTTCGACGGCCTGGCCGCCGCGCGCCTCGCGGAGCTCACGGGGCTGCCCTTCGTCACCGCGCCCAACAAGTTCACGGTGCAGGGCTCCCACGACGCCCTGGTCCACCTCTCCGGGACCATAAAGGCCCTGGCCGTGGCCCTCTACAAGATCGCCAACGACATCCGGCTGCTGGCCTGCGGCCCCCGGGCCGGTTTCGCGGAGCTCAAGCTCCCGGCCAACGAGCCGGGGTCCTCCATCATGCCCGGCAAGGTCAATCCCACCCAGTGCGAGGCCCTGGCCATGGCCTCGGCCCAGGCCATGGCCAACGACGTGGCCGTGGCCATGGGGGGGGCCGGGGGATACCTGGAGATGAACGTCTACAAGCCGCTCATGATCCACAACGTCATGCAGTCCATCCGGATACTTTCGGACTGCATGGCCAACTTCCGCAAGTACGCGGTGGACGGCCTGGAGGCCGACAAGCGGCGCATAGGAAGCTTCGTGGAGCGCTCGCTCATGCTGGTGACGGCGCTTTCCCCGGTGATCGGCTACGACAAGGCCTCGCAGATCGCCCACCACTCCATGGAGCACGACCTGACCCTGCGCGAGGCGGCGTTGGAGCTCGGTTTCGTGGACGCGGCCGAATACGACCGGGTGGTGGTGCCCTCGAGGATGGTGCGGCCGTACGTGGCCGGGAAGGAGTGA
- the phoU gene encoding phosphate signaling complex protein PhoU gives MDPRFQKELEQLKVKVLQMAAYTERALDKALAAIVNRDPEPARQVIDSDREINAMECEADTLSLRLLALDQPVAMDLRFIISCMRMVVDLERIGDEAVNVAEQAVLLSQAAQGPVMPDLAALGAQVLSMYRMAVQAFRDQDPDLARQVCAADSLADELNMKVLKSCMDVESNVCNAPSLDRAIRTVMMARSLERVGDLSTNVAEAAIFWVRGVSIKHHCQPF, from the coding sequence ATGGACCCGAGATTTCAGAAGGAATTGGAGCAGCTCAAGGTCAAGGTACTCCAGATGGCGGCCTACACCGAGCGGGCCCTGGACAAGGCCCTGGCCGCCATCGTCAACCGCGATCCGGAACCGGCCCGCCAGGTGATCGACTCCGACCGCGAGATCAACGCCATGGAGTGCGAGGCGGACACCCTGTCGCTCAGGCTCCTGGCCCTGGACCAGCCCGTGGCCATGGACCTTCGGTTCATCATCTCCTGCATGCGCATGGTGGTGGACCTGGAGCGCATCGGCGACGAAGCCGTCAACGTGGCCGAGCAGGCGGTGCTGCTTTCCCAGGCGGCCCAGGGGCCGGTCATGCCCGATCTGGCCGCTCTGGGCGCTCAGGTGCTTTCGATGTACCGCATGGCCGTGCAGGCCTTCCGCGACCAGGACCCGGACCTGGCCCGGCAGGTGTGCGCCGCGGACTCCCTGGCCGACGAGCTGAACATGAAGGTGCTCAAGTCCTGCATGGACGTCGAATCGAACGTGTGCAACGCGCCCAGCCTGGACCGGGCCATCCGCACGGTCATGATGGCCCGCTCCCTGGAGCGCGTGGGGGACCTCTCCACCAACGTGGCCGAAGCGGCCATCTTCTGGGTGCGCGGGGTGTCCATCAAGCACCACTGCCAGCCGTTCTAG
- the cls gene encoding cardiolipin synthase yields the protein MIETDFVRTLEYILVWVLAVFHTAGVASAVNALFSTRSSQGAIAWVMSMITFPYVAVPLYWVFGRDRFVGYVSARRSGSPELDALRQELARNAANPDPAGRHPRDHLAVLEHLAGMPFTSGNGVSLLVGGEATFQAIHEAVDQARDYVLVQFFIIHDDQAGRELKKRLEAAAMRGVRVKLLYDEVGCHALPAAYLTDLRRSGVDARAFNTTKGWRNRLQVNFRNHRKIVVADGRVAFVGGHNVGDEYMGRSRRFGPWRDTHVRCEGPAAAMVQLCFTEDWYWAALTLPELAWDFSPAQGLPGDGADVLALPSGPADTLETYTLAFVQLIESARKRLWIASPYFVPDREVTAALQLAALRGVDVRVMLPSKPDHRMVFLASFSYFPELERQGIKFYRYQPGFLHQKVVLVDSDLACVGTANCDTRSFRLNFELTMVVAQREFASQVEGMLEVDFAQCFRATAFDYEGRWFGFKAAVRLARLLSPIL from the coding sequence GTGATCGAAACGGATTTTGTGCGCACCCTCGAGTACATCCTGGTGTGGGTGCTGGCCGTTTTCCATACCGCGGGCGTGGCCTCCGCCGTGAACGCGCTTTTCTCCACGCGATCCTCCCAGGGGGCCATCGCCTGGGTCATGTCCATGATCACCTTTCCCTACGTGGCCGTGCCGCTCTATTGGGTCTTCGGGCGCGACCGGTTCGTGGGCTACGTGAGCGCGAGAAGAAGCGGCAGCCCGGAGCTGGACGCCCTGCGCCAGGAGCTGGCCCGCAACGCCGCCAACCCCGATCCGGCCGGGCGGCACCCCAGGGACCATCTGGCGGTGCTGGAGCACCTGGCGGGCATGCCCTTCACCAGCGGCAACGGAGTCTCCCTGCTGGTCGGCGGCGAGGCCACCTTCCAGGCCATCCACGAGGCCGTGGACCAGGCCCGGGACTACGTGCTGGTGCAGTTCTTCATCATCCACGACGACCAGGCCGGGCGGGAGCTCAAAAAACGCCTGGAAGCGGCGGCCATGCGCGGGGTGCGGGTCAAGCTCCTCTACGACGAGGTGGGCTGCCACGCCCTGCCCGCGGCGTATCTCACGGACCTGCGCCGCTCCGGCGTGGACGCACGCGCCTTCAACACCACCAAGGGATGGCGAAACCGCCTGCAGGTGAACTTCCGCAACCACCGCAAGATCGTGGTGGCCGACGGGCGCGTGGCCTTCGTGGGCGGCCACAACGTGGGCGACGAGTACATGGGGCGCAGCCGCCGCTTCGGCCCCTGGCGCGACACCCACGTCCGCTGCGAGGGCCCCGCGGCGGCCATGGTCCAGCTGTGCTTCACCGAGGACTGGTACTGGGCGGCGCTTACGCTGCCCGAGCTCGCCTGGGACTTCTCCCCGGCCCAGGGGCTCCCTGGCGACGGCGCGGACGTGCTGGCCCTGCCCAGCGGCCCGGCGGACACCCTGGAGACCTACACCCTGGCCTTCGTCCAGCTCATCGAGAGCGCGCGCAAGCGCCTGTGGATCGCCAGCCCCTATTTCGTGCCCGACCGGGAGGTCACGGCGGCCCTGCAGCTGGCGGCGCTTCGCGGCGTGGACGTGCGGGTCATGCTGCCAAGCAAGCCCGACCACCGCATGGTGTTTCTGGCCTCCTTCTCCTACTTTCCGGAGCTCGAACGCCAGGGGATCAAGTTCTACCGCTACCAACCGGGCTTCCTGCACCAGAAGGTGGTCCTGGTGGACTCGGACCTGGCCTGCGTGGGCACGGCCAACTGCGACACGCGCTCCTTCAGGCTCAATTTCGAGCTCACCATGGTGGTGGCCCAGAGGGAGTTCGCCTCCCAGGTGGAGGGCATGCTCGAGGTGGACTTCGCCCAGTGCTTCAGGGCCACCGCCTTCGACTACGAGGGCCGCTGGTTCGGCTTCAAGGCCGCGGTGCGCCTGGCCAGGCTCCTCTCGCCCATCCTGTGA
- a CDS encoding DUF4412 domain-containing protein: MKPLWSLLSALALCLGLSLAAQAAEFSADIVRTMDGKPTLGGAGKTYVKDDKIRMETTAEGHRQVMITNPAAGKAYMLMPSTLSYIEMPLDPSRMGPEALKEGREDLGQWRTVGRETVDGWDCEKRVFEFKDKSKGEMTAWFADKLGHPIKSIVKEGSTTMTMEYKNIKTGPVDPALFSVPAGYQRLAIPGMGPGMGQGMGQGMPGGKGPKPGM, encoded by the coding sequence ATGAAACCGCTGTGGAGCCTCCTGTCCGCCCTGGCCCTCTGCCTGGGCCTGTCCCTGGCCGCCCAGGCGGCCGAATTCTCCGCCGACATCGTCCGGACCATGGACGGCAAGCCCACGCTGGGCGGTGCCGGGAAGACCTACGTCAAGGACGACAAGATCCGCATGGAGACCACCGCGGAAGGGCATCGCCAGGTGATGATCACCAATCCCGCCGCCGGGAAAGCGTACATGCTCATGCCCTCGACCTTGAGCTACATCGAAATGCCCCTGGACCCCTCGCGGATGGGTCCGGAAGCCCTCAAGGAAGGCCGCGAGGACCTGGGCCAGTGGCGCACCGTAGGGCGTGAGACCGTGGACGGCTGGGACTGCGAAAAACGCGTCTTCGAATTCAAGGACAAATCCAAGGGCGAGATGACCGCCTGGTTCGCCGACAAGCTGGGGCATCCCATCAAGTCCATCGTCAAGGAAGGTTCCACAACCATGACGATGGAATACAAGAACATAAAGACCGGCCCGGTCGACCCCGCGCTGTTCTCAGTTCCCGCCGGATACCAGCGCCTGGCCATACCCGGAATGGGGCCCGGCATGGGCCAGGGCATGGGACAAGGCATGCCCGGCGGCAAGGGCCCGAAGCCCGGCATGTAG